In the genome of Candidatus Pristimantibacillus lignocellulolyticus, the window TGTACCCATAGATTCAAATTGCTCCTGAATCATCAATCGTTTTTGAGCAGGTGAAACGGAATATTCTCCTTTTTCATTTTCTTGCGAGCGTATAGAAGTAAAGGTTATTCCTTCATTTTGCTGAATCAATGCAGACAATGTGCGAATCGTAGGCACTCGCATAAAGTGTTGAAATAGAACTTTAACATTAAACTGCTCATAAATTCGAGCAATTAAGATCGTAGCTTTAAGAGAATGGCCTCCTAGATTGAAGAAATGGTCTTCTATGCCAATCGGTTTACGTTGTAGTAGCTCTTCCCATATAACCGTAAGCTTACGCTCTATTTCATCCGTTGGCGGCGAGTACGTGTCTTGTTGATTACAATATTCGTTTGGAGATGGCAGCAGCTTTCGATTTATTTTCCCATTCGAAGTTAGTGGCATCTCTTCTAACGAAACATAATCTGTAGGAATCATGAATAAAGGCAATTTTTCAGATAAGTATAATTTAATTTCCTCTGTATTTAGTTCTACATTCGCTACATAATAAGCACATATAGAAGCATTTTCTTTCTCTCCGAGTGATACCACGATCGTTTCTTGAATATGTGGATGAGCAAGTAAACATCTCTCAATCTCACCTAATTCGATACGGAATCCACGAATTTTAACCTGCTGGTCCATTCGATCCAAAAATTCAATATGCCCGCTTGGAAGCCAACGAACTAAATCTCCCGTTCGGTACACTCGCTCTTTCACATCATAAGGATGTTGAATAAACTTTTCCGCTGTTATATCTGGTAAATTTAAATATCCTTGTGCTAATCCATCGCCCGCTATCCAAAGCTCCCCTGGTACACCTATTGGCTGCGGCCGGCCATAACTATCCACTACATAGATACTAGTTCGATTAATCGGCCTTCCTATTGGGACACAGCTCTTTTGATCATCCCATTGATTAATCTCATAATATGTCGCAAACACCGTCGTTTCAGTCGGTCCATATACATGGATGAGCTTGCCTGGTCCAAGTACATGAAACGCCTTTTGCACATGAAGAACGGAAACTCTTTCTCCACCGAATAATATTTTACGAACATGAGCGATCGAGTCGATATATTCATCAACAATCACATTAAACAAAGCTGTGGTCACAAAAAATACCGTTACTTTTTCAGTGACGATAAGTTCACTTAACCGATGCATATCCTTTGTTGTTTCTGAATCAGCGATAACAAGCCTTGCACCATTTAATAGTGCGCCAAAAATATCAAATGTAGAGCCATCAAAAGCATAATTAGATAGCTGCATCAGCGTATCCTGCTCTGTAATCGTAATGTAGTTCGTGCTTTTCACAACTCTAGTAATGTTGTAGTGCATCGTGCATGTCCCTTTTGGATTTCCAGTTGATCCAGAAGTGTACATCACATAAGCTACATCCGCAGCATCATTCATCCGTGGAGGATTCGCACAATTCAAGCTATCATACGATCCATCATCCAATAACAATAAATGTTTAAATTTGGAATAAACCCCCTCACGACTTCGCATCGTTAAGAGACATGCTGCTTGACTATCATTCATCATGTATTCTATTCGTTCCATTGGAAACGTTGGATCAATTGGCAAATATGCCCCGCCAGCTTTAAGTATCCCTAAAATCGCCACAATCATCTCTAGTGAGCGGTCAACAATTAATCCGGCAACAAAATGATTGCCCAGCTCTTTTGAAATAAGCGCATATGCCAATTGGTTTGCTTTTTCATTGATTTCCTGATACGAATAATGTTTTCCTTGGAATACAACAGCAACTCCATCTGGATTATCCCCAGCCTGTCGCTCGAACAACTGAGTAATTGTCTGATCCTTCGGATAAGAATCAAATGCTAGGTTCCAGCCGTTCGTTAATAGCTGCTCCTCCTCAATTGATAAAATATTAATATCTTTAAGTTTTCTGTCTGGAAACTTTACAATGTCATGAATGATACGTATATAATGCTCTGCCAATCCATTTATCGTTTGTTCATTGAATAATTGTGAAGCATAGCGAAAAGTAAAGCCAAGACCTTCTTCGTGAACAGCAGCTTCTAGCGCTAAATCAAATGGAACCGAACTCGGTTCAATAATACTAGCTTGAATTGTTAATTCATTAGCAGTTTCCGGCACAAGCAACTGCTCTTGAAGGACAAAAACATATTCAAACAATGGATTTCGACCTGGGTCGCGATGAACGCCCAATTGCTCTACGACAAACTCAAATGGATAATCTTGAAGCTCGTACACTTCTAGAGACATTTTTTTAATTTCATTTAAGTAGTCCGAATACTTTTTGTCGCCCTCCGGATAGCTTCTTAATGCAGACATATTAACAAACATACCGATCATTCGTTCTAATCCAGCATGATTTCTCCCTGCAATAGGAGACCCGATAATGAGATCCTCCTGCCTGCAATATTTGGACAATAAAATTTTATAGGCAGATAGCAGCACCATATATAATGTCGTGTGCGTTTGCTGTACAAGTTGTTGTAAAGCTATAAAAGTCTCTTTATCTAAATTGAATGTAGAATACGCACCATCATAGCTTTTTGTTGAAGGTCTAAGCTGATCCGTTAACAGCTCTGTCACCTGAAGATCACCTTGTAGCGTATCCAGCCAATATTGTCGCTCGGCATTCATTGGATTCGCAGCCATCATTTCCTGCTGCCAACTAGCATAGTCCCTATACTGAAGTGCGGGAACAGGTAACTGCTGCCCTTGATATAGCTTAATCATTTCATCCATTAATAAATTCATCGAAAAACCATCTGAAATAATATGATGAATATGAATTGATATAACAGATTGATGTTCAGCCCATGACCATACTTGCATCCTCGTTAACGAAGCCTCAGCCAAATTAAAGGGCTGAATAGACGAGCGAAGCTCAGCTTCCAGTGGTTCGTTCTCAACATCCAACCACTCGATAGCAGCAGCAACGTGATCGTGAACTCGCTGCACAATTCCATCCTCCCGAGTGTGGAAAGAAGTACGCAGTACCTCATGTCTAGCTATCAATTCAGAAAAAGCATGTTTCAACGCATCTTTGTTGAGCTTTCCAGTAATCTTCATCACACCTGCGATGACATAAGCCGTTTCTACACCCTCATATTGCTCCACCATATACATTCTTTGTTGTGCAAATGTCGTTGGGTATACTTCTCTTAGTTCCCGAAGCGGCTCTACACGAAGGATTTGAATCTTCTCCGCTTGATCAATAAATCTAGCCATCTCCGCAATAGTCGAAAGCTCAAATATACGCTGGATTGGAACCTCTACTTCGAATTCATGCTCAACTTTGGCTAGAACGAGCGAAGCGCTCAAAGATTGTCCGCCAATCTCAAAAAAATGATCGTCCGTACTAATCTGTTCTCTGTTAAGCACTTCATGCCAAATATTCAGCAGCTTTCTTTCTGTATCATTTTGAGGCAGTTTGCAAACCTTTTGACTGAGCTTTACTTTCATTAAGTTTTCTAGCGTCTGTAAAACACTAGTAAATTCCCCGTTAATAAATTGCTCTGCCAGCTTATATCTTTGTATCTTTCCGCTCGTTGTTTTCGGAATTGTTCTAACTGGAAGCACGTATTTTACATCAATCGCCATGCGGCTGTTCAACGTTCGTTGAATTCTTTCCGCTTGATTCACGAAAGTTTCAGGCTCGCCACGATGTGCCACGAAAAATACAATTTCTTCACTTCCCAATGCATCATTATAAATTCCGCAGGCCGTAGTTCTACCAGGTTGAATCCCTTCTAAAGATTCTATCGTTCCTTCTATATCATGAGGATACACATTTTGACCATTAATAAAAATGATATCCTTATGTCGGCCTGTAACACAAAGTCTCCCGCCTTGCATATAGCCGATATCTCCCGTAATAAACCACCCATCTTCTGTAAATGAATTCGCATTGATTAATGGTGATTTGTAATATCCGGAAGTTACGTTTTTTCCACGAATATGTATATGCCCAACCGTTCCTTCCGGTAGTCGGACATGATCATCCCCACAAATTTGCACTTCACATTCAGCAACCGGAAAACCAACATCAACAAATGTGACCCGATTTCCTTCATGATCTTCACACAAAACTAGTGGGGAGCCGATTTGCAAGGCTTCTCTAGCCGCATGAATAGCTACAACCTCCTCCTCAACGGGAGGAAATGTCACAGCAAGGCTTGCCTCAGCTAGACCATATACCGGAAACATTGCATTTCTTTTCATGCCGTAAGGAGCTAAACGAGTTAGAAAATCATCACATATTTGAGCTGATATTGGCTCTGCCCCGTTATAAATAAGTCTAACGCAGGAAAGATCCCATTCACTTGCAACCGTTTCCATAAAGAACTTAAGGAAATGATGATAGCCAAAATTCGGTGATGAAAGCATTGATATTCGTTGCTTATGAACAGTGTCTAGCCACAACATCGGCTGCATCATAAACAAAGTAGAAGGCATTATCCACTGATTCATGGATGCATATAATGGTGATAAATGGAACCCGATTAAACCCATATCGTGAGTTAAAGGTAGCCAACTGATCGCGGAGTCCTTCTCTGTTGCTTGAGAACCGCCTACGATCGCTCGTATATTTGTAAGCAAATTATTATGGGTTAACATTACACCTTTCGGCTTGCCGGTAGATCCTGAAGAAAATTGAATAAAGGCACAATCATTAGGAGATATATCTGGAGGAGTTCCCTGATCATTGAGGTTTAATTGATCATAAATCAATACGCGTTGATAATTCGTAAATTGATATTTCTCGTGCTGGGCTGACACTTGTTGGAGGTGTTCATACTGTTTAAAATCTGTTGCAACATAGGGATTGTCAAGAATATTCCATACTTCAAAAAATTTATTTATTTGCTCTTCAGTTGTTGCATATTGAATAGGGACTGGGATTATGCCACCTAAAATACAGGCCCAAAATGTAAAAAGAAAGTGATCGTTGTCTTGAAGCAATACAATGACTTGATCCCCTTTCTTCAGTCCTTTCTCTTGCATATAACCGAGATAAGCAGCCGATTTCTGATACAAATCATCGTAGGATACATAATTCTCTTGTTTCCTGCTAACAAACGTAATTCCTTTTTCCTTCGTCCGATTCAAAGTGAGTAACTCAACTAATGTACTCCCCTTATGCATTCCTATGCTACCTCCCCATAATCTACTCTTGCTTAAAGGTCACTATGTCCCTAGCTTAGTTTATTTCGTAGATGAGTGTTGCACATAGTTATACGATTATATTACATATACTCATCTCGAGCTTACAAGGGATACTATTCGACTTTAGGGGGTACTATTCATTGTAAAAAAATAACTGTTTAACCGTTAATATTCTATATTTTGAACATGATATTGTATATAATCTCCAGAAAAATTTTCGATAGCAGTTGAAAGCATATAGCCCTCTAATGGCTGAAAGGTGTAGTATTCCCATTCTCCCTGTAATACTCGTCCAAACTGAAGGGGCACAGCAAAGGACAAAGGCGATAAAGAAAACCCCATCCCCTTTGCTTTAATATGTGCTTCCTTTCTCGTCCAAAGCATAAAAAACGCTTTGAATCTCTCCTCCTCGATAAGTTGCGTATTGACATAACCCATTTCTATTTCATCAAATACTCGAGGCATGACAACCATATGATCTTTAACAATATGCTCTACGTCTACACCAATGTCGCCAATTGTCGTAATCGCGCAAACGATTACTTTGTTCGAATGCGAAAGGTTAAAAAATATTTTATTATTATTTTTGTAATAATGGTCAGGGAGAAATAGCTTGCCATATTTATTTTTAATAAAATGAATATCATGCGGATCACAGCCTAATCGCAGAGCAAGCTGTGTTTTTAACACAATACGTCCAAGCAAAAACTCCGTTTTTTTGAATTCTACTTGATAGCGATGATAGACCATTAACTCATCTTCATCTAACAGACTAAGATCCCGTTCGAGCTTACTCCTATCAAATCTCTCTCCTACTGGCACTACATACAAATTGATTTCGTTCAATTGATCTTCCTCCTACTTTTGAATTTCATTCTATTATTATTCATAGCTTAAGTAAGATAATAGCAGCTACGTCATATGACATTGTATACGATATTCCATCTTACTAGAATATACATACTCGATCAACGGATATTGGAAATTGCGAAGACATAGGAGCAAGTATTTGCATTCCCGAGCTATAAGAAATGATAGAGCCTAGTATACTAGATCTTGAAACGTTTTATCGATATTTCTAGGAATAAGGTTGGAGCGTGGGGCTATATACCTAATCAAAAAGATCCATGCAATCAAAAACATCCAGTAGATTAGTATGGAAAATTAAAAACGCAACCTCAGAGGAACCCCCTAAAGTTGCGTCCATTGCGTGTATGAATAAGTTCTTAAACAATCCCGAATATGCTACTTAAGCAAAACGGAAGCGCAAGGCTTTGTAACAATACCCAGCAACGTGTCCGCCTGCGGACACGAGCGACCACTGCCCTTGCACGAGGCTTAAAAAAAAGGTTCAAAATGTGGGCTTTCAGAACCGAGCAGGTGAAGCGTTACTTGAGCAAGGCGGAAGCGCAAATGTACGTGGTTGGTACATGCGAACCGTACTTGCCAAGTTCGCTTCAGATGCGATGTCGAGTAATCCTCGAAGCATACCCATCGTTATCAAAGCACGCATTTTGAACTACCACTTATAATGAAGGTTCAAAACATTCGCTTGTCAGCACCAAGAAGATGACCCACAGCGGAAACGAGTAGCACAGTGTACGTTATTGGTACACGAGCACACACAGGCTTTCGATGGGGGGCATATTCGCAGCCGACTAAGCCACGTTAGCAACTCATCGTGATCACGAGTGGATGTTTTGAACTACCTATATCAGGTTCTTTTCTCTTTCTGTAAGTCTTCTCCCATACACATCAACCACCAATTCTCCGCCATTTAGACCAATGACACGATCGGCATATCTTTCTGCCCAATCCCCTTGATGAAGAACTGCAATAACGATAATCCCTTGTTCTTTACATAGTGCCTTCAATTCAGCTAATACTAATTCTGCTGCGTGTGGATCAAGTCCTGCAACAGGTTCATCCGCTACGATTACTTTAGCACCATGAACTAAAGCTCTTGCAATTGCAATACGCTGTTGCTCACCACCACTAAGATTTTTCGCTTTCATCTTAGCCTTATCTAGCAATCCGCGTTTCTCAATCATATCCATTGCGCCCATATAATCGTCATTACGAACCATGCCTGTCCAACGTCTCCACGCAGGGGTCTGACCAACCGCACCGATAATAACGTTCTTCAAAGCTGTCTTATCAGGAAACAGAAATGGCTTTTCTTCTAAGTACGCTACTTCTCGCTTAACTTTAAACTTTGCACCGAATCCACCTTCAAATACATTTTTCCCATTAAAT includes:
- a CDS encoding ATP-binding cassette domain-containing protein — protein: MLRIQKLSKSIPGGPKLLKNITFDAYEGDFIAIKGASGSGKSTLLKCLALQQNWTSGKYIFNGKNVFEGGFGAKFKVKREVAYLEEKPFLFPDKTALKNVIIGAVGQTPAWRRWTGMVRNDDYMGAMDMIEKRGLLDKAKMKAKNLSGGEQQRIAIARALVHGAKVIVADEPVAGLDPHAAELVLAELKALCKEQGIIVIAVLHQGDWAERYADRVIGLNGGELVVDVYGRRLTEREKNLI
- a CDS encoding 4'-phosphopantetheinyl transferase superfamily protein translates to MNEINLYVVPVGERFDRSKLERDLSLLDEDELMVYHRYQVEFKKTEFLLGRIVLKTQLALRLGCDPHDIHFIKNKYGKLFLPDHYYKNNNKIFFNLSHSNKVIVCAITTIGDIGVDVEHIVKDHMVVMPRVFDEIEMGYVNTQLIEEERFKAFFMLWTRKEAHIKAKGMGFSLSPLSFAVPLQFGRVLQGEWEYYTFQPLEGYMLSTAIENFSGDYIQYHVQNIEY